Proteins from a genomic interval of Ferrovibrio terrae:
- a CDS encoding methyl-accepting chemotaxis protein, whose product MQFFNNLKIGTRIIAILLLFTGGLVGVTLIGLNGLRTFDENVNDMQSMSDRALYALKAANAMNETAAEARAIYASTDATEIKTMAASLIAATERFEKVILPYEAAQPADRRSAFAARKQLMLDFANYRREVARIALDKGGSAAREFGNQAQYVKLRTDLEKSFDEAIARNDKGINEIGHKLDGYIITETYLLIGFSAAIIVGTLLLGFGISMLTISRPINRLAAGMKILADGNTQAEVFGTGRGDEIGVMAKTVQVFKDNMIARQQAEADIAEQRRVAEEQRNATAARERNAIAEIGQLCTKVSGGELDIRLNETDKEGFLLDISKQLNGLTGMLQQVTGELATITASMAEGDLTKDIRGDYHGVFGKVKSGVNTMAEKLRDIAGDLNQSAAAVKEAAAEISTGSQDLASRTESQAASIEETAASMHEITATVKQNADNAQAASQLAAVARDAADKGGAVMGNVVTAMGQIEGSAAKISDIVGLIDEIAFQTNLLALNASVEAARAGEAGKGFAVVAQEVRALAQRSADASREIKTLISASNGQVREGGKLVGQAGESLTEIVSAVKKVTDIVSEIAAASREQATGLEQVNTAVGSMDEMTQRNGALVEETSASAQSLSQQASDLARLVSFFKIGDTATTRHSKPAQVVPLKTAAAQKPAMRTTAQAKPAARSTAQPQAANHDWQDF is encoded by the coding sequence ATGCAGTTCTTCAACAATCTCAAGATCGGCACACGGATCATCGCGATCCTGCTACTGTTCACCGGCGGTCTGGTCGGCGTCACGCTGATCGGCCTGAACGGCCTACGCACCTTCGACGAAAACGTCAACGACATGCAGAGCATGTCGGATCGGGCGCTGTATGCGCTGAAGGCTGCCAATGCCATGAACGAGACTGCGGCCGAGGCGCGCGCCATCTACGCATCGACTGATGCCACCGAAATCAAGACCATGGCCGCCAGTTTGATCGCTGCGACCGAGCGTTTCGAGAAGGTGATCTTGCCCTATGAAGCGGCCCAGCCAGCGGACCGGCGGTCCGCTTTTGCCGCGCGCAAGCAGCTGATGCTGGATTTCGCCAATTATCGCCGCGAGGTCGCCCGCATCGCACTCGACAAGGGCGGCAGCGCCGCTCGCGAATTCGGCAATCAGGCGCAGTATGTCAAGCTGCGCACCGACCTTGAGAAATCCTTCGACGAGGCTATCGCACGCAACGACAAGGGTATCAATGAGATCGGGCACAAACTCGACGGCTACATTATCACCGAGACTTACCTGTTGATCGGCTTCTCTGCCGCTATCATTGTCGGCACCTTGCTGCTTGGATTTGGCATTTCCATGCTGACGATCTCGCGTCCGATCAATCGCCTCGCAGCAGGCATGAAAATCCTGGCAGACGGCAATACGCAAGCCGAGGTATTCGGTACCGGTCGCGGCGACGAGATCGGCGTGATGGCCAAGACCGTGCAGGTTTTCAAGGACAACATGATTGCCCGCCAGCAGGCCGAAGCAGATATCGCCGAGCAGCGTCGTGTGGCTGAGGAACAGCGCAACGCCACAGCGGCGCGCGAGCGCAATGCCATCGCGGAGATCGGCCAGCTCTGCACCAAGGTGTCGGGCGGCGAGCTGGATATCCGGCTCAACGAAACCGACAAGGAGGGCTTCCTGCTCGACATCAGCAAGCAGCTGAACGGTCTGACCGGAATGCTGCAGCAGGTGACCGGCGAACTGGCCACTATCACCGCCAGCATGGCGGAAGGCGACCTGACCAAAGACATCCGTGGCGACTACCATGGCGTGTTCGGCAAGGTGAAGTCTGGCGTCAACACGATGGCCGAGAAGCTGCGCGACATCGCTGGCGACCTGAACCAGAGTGCAGCTGCGGTGAAGGAAGCCGCCGCCGAAATCTCGACCGGCAGCCAGGATCTCGCCAGCCGCACGGAAAGCCAGGCCGCCTCCATCGAGGAAACCGCCGCCTCGATGCATGAGATCACCGCCACCGTGAAGCAGAATGCCGACAATGCCCAGGCTGCCAGCCAACTGGCTGCCGTCGCCCGCGATGCGGCCGACAAGGGCGGCGCGGTAATGGGCAATGTGGTGACGGCAATGGGTCAGATCGAGGGCTCGGCCGCGAAGATCAGCGACATCGTCGGTCTGATCGACGAGATCGCCTTCCAGACCAACCTGCTGGCGCTCAACGCTTCGGTGGAAGCGGCCCGCGCCGGCGAAGCCGGCAAAGGTTTTGCCGTCGTCGCCCAGGAAGTGCGTGCACTGGCGCAGCGTTCAGCCGATGCCAGCCGCGAGATCAAGACCCTGATCAGTGCCTCGAACGGCCAGGTCCGCGAAGGCGGCAAGCTGGTCGGCCAGGCCGGCGAGAGCCTGACCGAGATCGTCTCGGCGGTTAAGAAGGTCACCGACATCGTCTCGGAAATCGCCGCCGCCAGCCGTGAACAGGCCACCGGCCTGGAGCAGGTCAACACCGCCGTCGGCAGCATGGACGAAATGACCCAGCGCAACGGTGCTCTGGTGGAAGAGACCTCGGCCTCGGCGCAATCGCTGTCGCAGCAGGCCTCCGACCTCGCCCGCCTGGTCAGTTTCTTCAAGATCGGGGACACCGCGACGACCCGTCACAGCAAGCCCGCCCAGGTGGTTCCCCTGAAAACGGCCGCTGCGCAAAAGCCGGCCATGCGAACCACGGCACAGGCAAAGCCTGCCGCACGGTCGACGGCGCAGCCGCAGGCCGCCAATCACGACTGGCAGGATTTCTGA
- a CDS encoding replicative DNA helicase, translated as MAVVTPFNPLTAADPAASEPTFRTQPHNLDAEQELLGAILVNNEAAMKVSGFLQPEHFFHEAHRRIYLAALTLIERGEIANPVTLKAYFERDEVIAKAGGTAYLARLAAAATTVINAEDYAHVVHDLSLRRQLISIGEEMVNRAYDPKVEEGANHQIEETEQRLFKLADEGSSEGGFVSFKESIAESIKNIDAAWKKGGLSGVTTGLRDMDKMLGGMHPSDLIILAGRPSMGKTSLATNMAFNAAKAGVPVAFFSLEMSSDQLATRILAEETRIASEKLRRGDITDEEFTRQIVPVSKELAQLPFFVDDTGAISISLLRSRARRLKRTNNIGMIIVDYLQLVRGSNSRRNDNRVQEISEVTQALKALAKDLNVPVIALSQLSRAVESRDDKRPQLSDLRESGAIEQDADVVMFVYRDEYYEMRKQPNEGTPEHLQWQERMDKIANLAEVIIGKQRHGPIGRVVLHFESAFTKFSDHIQSDHLPDAY; from the coding sequence ATGGCCGTTGTCACCCCGTTCAATCCCCTGACCGCCGCCGATCCAGCCGCCTCTGAGCCGACCTTCCGTACACAGCCGCACAATCTGGATGCCGAGCAGGAACTGCTGGGCGCCATCCTGGTGAACAACGAAGCCGCGATGAAGGTGTCCGGCTTCCTGCAGCCGGAGCATTTCTTCCACGAGGCGCATCGTCGCATCTACCTGGCCGCGCTGACGCTGATCGAGCGCGGCGAGATCGCCAATCCGGTGACGCTGAAGGCCTATTTCGAGCGCGACGAGGTGATCGCCAAGGCTGGCGGCACTGCCTATCTCGCCCGCCTCGCCGCCGCCGCCACCACCGTGATCAACGCCGAAGACTACGCCCATGTGGTCCACGACCTCAGCTTGCGCCGCCAGCTGATCTCGATCGGCGAGGAAATGGTCAACCGCGCCTACGATCCCAAGGTGGAAGAAGGCGCCAACCACCAGATCGAGGAAACCGAACAGCGCCTGTTCAAGCTCGCCGATGAAGGCAGCTCGGAAGGCGGCTTCGTCTCCTTCAAGGAGTCGATCGCGGAATCGATCAAGAATATCGACGCGGCCTGGAAGAAGGGCGGCCTCAGCGGCGTGACCACCGGCCTGCGCGACATGGACAAGATGCTGGGCGGCATGCACCCGTCCGATCTGATCATCCTCGCCGGCCGTCCCTCGATGGGCAAAACCTCGCTGGCCACCAATATGGCGTTCAACGCGGCCAAGGCCGGCGTGCCGGTGGCCTTCTTCAGTCTCGAAATGTCGTCCGACCAGCTGGCCACGCGTATCCTGGCGGAAGAAACCCGCATCGCCTCGGAAAAGCTGCGCCGCGGCGACATCACGGACGAGGAATTCACCCGTCAGATCGTGCCGGTCTCCAAGGAACTGGCACAGTTGCCCTTCTTCGTCGACGATACCGGCGCGATCTCGATCTCGCTGCTGCGCAGCCGCGCGCGCCGCCTGAAGCGCACCAACAATATCGGCATGATCATCGTCGACTACCTGCAGCTGGTGCGCGGCAGCAATTCTCGCCGCAACGACAACCGAGTGCAGGAAATCTCGGAAGTGACGCAGGCGCTGAAGGCGCTGGCCAAGGACCTGAACGTGCCTGTGATCGCGCTGTCCCAGCTGAGCCGCGCGGTGGAAAGCCGCGACGACAAGCGGCCGCAGCTGTCGGATCTTCGTGAATCAGGCGCCATCGAGCAGGACGCCGACGTCGTGATGTTCGTGTATCGCGATGAATATTATGAAATGCGCAAGCAGCCGAACGAGGGCACGCCCGAGCACCTGCAATGGCAGGAACGGATGGACAAGATCGCCAACCTGGCGGAAGTGATCATCGGCAAGCAGCGTCACGGACCCATCGGTCGCGTGGTGCTGCATTTCGAGAGTGCCTTCACCAAATTCAGCGACCATATCCAGTCCGACCATCTTCCGGACGCGTACTAA